The DNA segment GAAGAAACTTTGTTTGTGAACTGATCATGATTCACCTTTGAAATCCCCAAATTTTTTAACCTCGAGTATCTTCAGTATTGATATCTCACACAATCAAAAAGCTCATAGTATACCATCATGCATGTAATTTATAAGCCTGACTCGATATTTTAGTTCCGGTCTAGCCATTCCAATTTCCAAGCAACCGGTCAAGAGAGACAGACTGAGCGGATATTTTCAGGCTTCCGAAGAtgttttgatatgcatgaaactaGTATCAACATCTTTTTGAGGCGCAGATTTTTGCTTCTATTGTAGCTTTCTCTAATTTGCAATCTTGATAATCAGATTGCTGGAGTTAAGTTGTTTTTTCTAATTACCTCTCATCTGTTGCAAATTCCAGGGTATGGCTTACCATCAAATCCAACCTAATTCCTTTTAGTTAAGTCTTCCACTTGCTATGTTTACTGCTGTTGATCTAATCATCTATCACACGTCTTGAGTCTCTGGGCTCATTGGATTTCCAGTCTACCAGGGATTATCAGTTCATTTGTTGAAGCAGTACAACATTTAATAATGATGTTAAATCCGATTAGAAAGCTGGGTTGTGCATCCTACCTCttatgattttgtttttatgaCATTATCTACAACCATTTTCTTGCATTCTCAAATTAGAGCAGATTTATCCGAAAATTAGACTTGTAATATAGCTGCCACACTACCTTTTTGGCATTCCAGTACAGACTAGGTAGATTGCTTGAATTGTAATGTATGCCTCTGTTATTCAGTAGTGACGCTCAAGCAAGATTTATGTGTGGTCGAGTTTTCAACTTGCAcaacatatataatttttttttgtatgttgtTTGTCATAGCTTTCTAGATGTATGTATATCATTTGCCATCTTTTCAACTCAACATTAAATGCTTTCTGAGTAGAGTGTGGGGTTAATTTGTGGTGTTTGAATGAAATTGGGTGATTGATCATTCACAAAAATATTTTTGCATGATCATTCCTAGTATTTTCATTTCTTCTTCCGTACAGGCTGATGAAGACCATTTCGTCTGCAGGTTCACAACATAGATTGTTGAGAAGGCTATGAAGTTCCAAGTCTAGAGAGGATGGAAATAGCGTAGAACTTTTGACCAAATCATTAGAATTAGGTTGAAACTATTAACCCATTTTTTCTTCTCCATTGAAGAGACATGTACGAgcatttttctcctctcttttttccccttttccttTTGAGGATTCTGAAATTTATAGCCGACAACATTGTAAGTCATGGGATTTTGTGAACCTCGACTTTCCTACCCATCAAAATAACTTTTGCAATTTCTGCTAATATATTCTTTTCGGGTATGCGTTTCATGCTTGCAAAATTAACGTCATTCAGTCGTTGATAGGGTTGGGAAAATTCTCTTGTTTTTTTATCTGATGTGATGGTCAAAGTGAAAATTTTAAGCTTAATTAGCTGCTTCTAAAACCTGATATTCCTGATCatcgacttgattatgagttggaaACGTTGAACATCGGAGATCAGTATATTCTAATTTGTTTaaatcaatgcatttaggatgctgttattcttttctttaataATCCCTCGATTGAATCTGAAATGATCAAAGAGGTAAATCAATGATTCCATCTCTAAAAGCATTTGTCATGGGCAAACCGATGTATTAATTTCGTTTGACTCAAATTATTGATCAAAATAcgcagatatttttatttttcattgctACTGTCATTTTTGTTCTCATTAGGTTTCTAATTCTTCTTAAGCTTTGTACGGACAAGATTTTATCTATAAAGATTAAGATAACTAattggaaaaaataataataataataacaacaacaaataatCAACATGGTAACAATGAATCTGGAAGTTTGACATGTCTTCAAGTTAGTACGTGGGAAGATACTAATGGTTTCAGCACCTCTTCAGTTCTTGTAGAATTCCTTCAGCAAAGAGAGATCGCCATCATCGGACGACACAGTCGACGCGAAATTTATAATGTTCATCTCTCGTGGCTCAGATATCCACTCTTTGTATGATCACAACCCATAGCATAAGAAACCCTCGAGGATCAGATCCAACATGAGGTGATCCGATGAACGAGAACTGTTGATATGATGAGATTTCCATGAAGTAAGTGGTGCAGCATTAGGCATACGAGATATCTATCAACCAGTAGTAGTACTTGATGGCTCATCaccgtcatcatcttcttctcggcCGCATCACCCACTTCTGCCGCCACCCGATACGCGTACAGGTTCGAGGGAAATGGGTAACCTAAAGAAGTGCTCCTCTCCCCTCTCATCGATCTTCCTCACCCATCTGCTTTTGCTGCGCGGCCTCCTCCGCCCTGATCCCTTCGCGCTCTTCCGCCGTTCCACGCCGCCTGCCGTCGTCCCCGTCCTTCCCACCTCCTCAATCTTCCCTATCATCGTCACCTCCATCCCATCTTCGCCTATCGGCCCCTCCTCCCTCCCCGCAGACAGTTAGCGATCGCCACCGAACTCCTCGGATTGAAGCGGAGCAGCTCGAGCAGGCCTGCGTACGGGTCGGACTTGCAGCCCACCAGAGAGCAGCCGATGTGCTCGTGATACGGGTCGCCCACCTTGAACTCCACCGCGTCGTCCACGCCGGACTCCTCGACGACATCCTTCGTGGGAGCGAGCGACACCTCCTCCGGGATGATGCAGACGAGTCTGCCTCCGGTTTGTCGAGCTGCAGCGGCGAGGGCTCCCGTGGATTGGGACGCCTCCGGTGAGCTTTGTATGGTTGGTCACGGGATCTTCTACAAGCCCTTAGGTGATCGACTTCATCTTTCTGCTGTTTTGAAGCTCAACTACCCCAAGACTTCCAACATCTCTACCAGTCTGGTGAGCGGGACTGTCGAGAGCTTGGGGCCCCACCACATCGATCCCATCTCGCTTGTAGCCTATGCTCAAAAGGAGTATGTTTTCACGATGATCCCCCAAGCCAACCACTCATGCTCCTCTCTTCCATTCCAGGAGGAATCACTAAGTTTCGGGCCTACTTCTGTTTGTAGTCATCTCCTCCGGTATATGACTGGTAGAACATTTCAGCTAGACTACGGCAGTGGCTGCACCGGTAGCAACTGTGGAACTCTAAGTAGTAGCTTTGGGTTCTCCGCTAGATTCTTGTCCTTCGATATGATACAGTGCTCGGAGAACGGCCGGTTGCATCTCTACATCGAATTCTCCAATTCCAGTTATCTTTCATATGATGTCCCGATGGTGCCTAAGAAGTCCATGATGGGTGAAGGCTATTGGGACCATGTTAAGAATCGTCTCTGTCTCATAGCCTGTCACATTCTTGAAGGGAGTTCACAGGCGAGTCCCTCTGTTGGTGATTGCTCGATCGGACTGAGCTTATGGTTCCCAACTGTCCTGACGCTGAGAAGAAAGGACGTGGTCGGTCATATGTGGAGTAACAAGAAGAAGAGAGACCCTGGCTACTTCAGCATGGTCTCGTTCCACCGGTCGGGTGGGCGAATGGTCACGATTCCTGGGCTGAGATATAACTACACCCTAATAGATTCTGTCAGCGGGCCTTGCAAGGTGAGAAGTGGCAGCACACAGTCGAGCGAGGAAAGGTATCCAGATGGAAGATGTTCCCGCGACATGCGGTTCAGTATCGCGGTGGAGGATGCCGGCGGCCGAAGTGGATGGGGGGAAGCTAATGTCTTTTCTATGGGCGACGAGTTTTGTGATGATTATGACTTCGTTACGACGTCGGAGACGGCAAGCTTCGTGCCTGCAGCTGACTGGGTCGCGAAGAATCAAAGTGTTTGGAACGTAAGCTATGCCATAAGCTATTATATGTACTCTGCTTCCGCTGAGGGGGGCGAACAGTTTGGCATCGCTGCTGAGGGGATATACGATGCTGGAAGTGGAACACTCTGCATGAAGGGATGTCGATCTCCGAGTTTGCCCACCAAAAACCAAACAGCAATTGACTGTGAGATCTTAATCAATATCCAGTTTCCCCCTCTCCACTCGAAGATGGGAGATCGTATCAGTGGCACCATCAACACCACAAGGAGTAAGCAGGACCCTCTGCACTTTGACCCtataaagttgtattctcagcaaaTTTACGCAGCAGAAGTAACTGAAGCGATTTGGAGGATGGATGTCGAAATCGTCATGGTCATGATCTCTCTcacgttgtcgtgcatttgcattgGGTTGCAGACCTTCCACGCCAAGAAGCACCGTGACGCCCTGCCTTCCATGTCGATCACCATGCTCGGTGTTCTTATCCTTGGCTACGTGATTCCTCTGGTGCTGAACTTTGAAGCCTTGTTCGCGAACCGCAGTCGGTCTGGCTTTCTAAGTCTGCGGAGCGGTGGGTGGCTCGACGTTCATGAGGTCATCGTGAGGATCTTATCCGGCTTAGCTCTGTTCCTCTCCTTCCACCTGCTTCAAATGGCGTGGTCCGCGAGGTCATCGGACGAGAACAAGGGGCACCGCGTCGCGGAGTGGACGACGCTCAAGCTGTGCTTGCCTCTCTACTTCGCCGGGGCGCTGCTCACTTGGCTCATCAGCTCAAGGCACCACCTGCAGAGGTCGGAATTCAGCAGGCAGCGATACGGTTCTCGCTGGGAGGATTTGGTCCCTTATGCTGGCTTAGTGCTCGACGGATTTCTGCTCCCTCAGATCGTTCTTAACGTCTGTCGGAACTCCAAAGATAAGATCCTGACGCCTTTCTTCTACGTCGGAATCACGATCACCCGAGCTTTGCCTCATCTGTACGACGCTTATCGCTCTCGCAGTTATAACCGTCGCATTGATTCATCGTACATCTACGCAAGTCCAGACGGAGATTTTTACTCGCTGGTGTGGGATGTCATCGTTCCTTGTGAAGGTTTGCTTTTTGCAGCGGCGATATACCTTCAGCAGCGGGTTGGTGGTTATTGTCTTCTTCCCCAAAGATTCAGAAAGCGTGTGGAGTACGAGGCAGTTTCAGTGGTTGCTCTTTAGCCCTTCTTGTGGAAGACCAGATTGCAGCAAGTCCATGAAATGTAGTAGTATAGTGCAGTAGTAAGTCAAGTCTTGTGTTGGTCCTGTGGTAGCTTTCTTCATGCGTCGACTTGCCCATCCCATGATCAAGTGTGATGAAGACTGTTCTTCTTCCACGGAAATATAAATAAGGGTTTCGTAGACTAAGAAGATTTCAGATTCATCGTTTTATTGAGGGTGTAGAACTTGGAGGATTACCTCCgagaaacaaaagagaaaaaggcAAGTGTCTTTATGGACAGTTCATGCAGACGAGAACGTTGACACCTCGGTCCTGTACTCTTCACCATCACCATGCGCTTGCATCTGCTCCTTTCCAGCTTTCTCATGGTTCACCACCACCATCTGAAGCTCGCCGGGACTCGCCGACCCGGTATCGTCTTGGCCAACTCGAAAGGCCCACAGAACAAGATGCTGTCCTCGTCGGAACTTGTTGTCCGCCACCAGCCTGCCGTAATCGTCGCCCATGATGCGGTAGTAACCGGCGCGTCCAACCTTCTTCAGGGTCAACGCGTACGTCCTTCCCAGTCGATCCAAGGCTCTCGTCCTCAACCCAGCGCCATTCGTCAGCTGGATCTTCTCCGCCGGGGTCATCATGTCCTCGAGAGCCGGCAAAGCCTTGGAGAGCAGCAGGCGGTGCTGTTTCTTGGCCCTGTCGCTCTTGGTGATCTCCTTCTGGAACCCACAGACGGGTCCGGCAATGGCGTGCAGCGGCAGCAGCGACGGAGGGAGTTGGGTGAGGAATTGGCAACGAAGGAAGTTGCTGTaccttttcttcctctttttggGAGGTAAAAGAGACTCGTCGATGCCATCGTAGAATCGCCTCTCCCTCTTCATGAGTAAGAAATGCGTACCTGCAAATATCGTAACAcatcaaactctctctctctctctctctctctctctctctctctctctatatatatatatatatatatatatatatatatatatatatatatatagaaatagagagaaatataatataattcaaCTTCAACTCGGATTGTTAATcttccaaagaaaaaaaattgcttgACAAGTAGTCTTAATTGGGACCTTCAATTACATCTCAGTAGGATTAACAGAAATCTCGGAACATAATGTTTCATAGTATTGGTACTTGGTGAATGTGACGTGTGGCGTCGCCCGCATGTTTAACTCAACAAAAGTCAACTGTTAGATTATTATAAATGTTGACCCAAGAGTGATATATTCCTTAAAATCATATAcgaaaagaaagtaaaaattaatgataaaaggAACATGATCGACTACAGAACGAAGCATACTACAGTCTGTGAGAGAAGTGAATTTGCAGTGTCCAGAGAAGAACAAGTATTCGAACAATTAACATTCTTGAGTCAACTCGGATGGACATAAAAGCATCGGACTTAGTCGTCTTTGGTGTCAAGAAAATGGCCGAGAATAGTCCGGTGGTGTATTTGTTCTCGAGTTGAAAAAAGATAGCATTGCAAGTAGACATTAATCGATTCGCTTCTCTCTGTTATGGTTGGTCTGTATTTTTGGAAAATAGGAATCAAATTACTTGGAGAACAAGAAATCCAAGCATAAAAATACTTTTGTGAGTGAGGATAAGCAATAAGTATGAGAATAATTCTATGCCAAAGGGAAAAAAACTCAATTTAGTTATTCTATAAATATCTAAACTCAATttaattattctataaatatcttaTCTTATGACAATAAAAGGGAGAATAAtcctagctttttttttttagaaagctAGAAAGGGAAGTAAGTAtactcatatatacatatatatatatatatatatatatatacaaatatatatatatatatacaaatatatatatatatatacaaatatatatatatatacaaatatatatatatatataaaaatatatatatatatatatatttgtatatatatatatacatatatatatatatatttgtatatatatatatatatatatatatatttgtatatatatatatatatatatatatatatatatatatatatatatatatataatatatatttgtatatatatatatatatatatatatatatatatatatatattgtatatatatatatatatatatatatatttgtatatatatataaatatatatatatatatatatatatatatatttgtatatataaatatatatatatatttgtatatataaatatataaatatatatatacaaatatatatatatatatatatatatatatatatatatataaatatatatatatatatatttgtatatatatatatatatttgtatatatatgtatatatatatatataaatatatatatgtatatatatatatatgtatatatatatatatgtatatatatatataaatatatatatatatgtatatatatatataaatatatatatatgtatatatatatatatgtatatatatatatatatgtatatatatatatatatatatgtatatatatatatgtatatatatatatatatatgtatatatatatatatgtatatatatatatatatgtatatatatatatatatatatatatatatatatatatatatatatatatatatatatatatatatatatatttgcatatatatatatatatatttgcatatatatatatatatatatgcatatatttgtatatacatatatatatttatatttgaatatacaaatatatttgtatatagatatataaatgcataaacatatatatatatttgtgtgcgtgtgtatatatatatatatatgtaaataaatatatatatatataaatacatttatatatatatatatatgtaaatacatatatatatatatatatacatatatgtacatatatatatgtatatatatatatatacatatatgtacatatatatatgtatatatatatataaatacatatatgtacatatatatatgtatatatatatatatatacatatatgtacatatatatatgtatatatatatatatatatacatatatgtacatatatatatgtatatatatatatatacatatatatatatatatatatatatatatatacatatatatatacatatatatatatatatatatatatacatatatatatatatatatatatatatatatatacatatatatatacatatatatatatatatatatatatacatatatatatatatatatatatatatatatatatatatatatatacatatatatatatatatacatatatatatatatatatatatatatatatatatatatatatatatatatatatatatatatatatataatatatatatatatatatatatattgaatttagTTTACTTACCACATCACATCCATTTCAGTAGTagtagaagaagacgaagaaaaacaagtttcatagaaatcaaatatatatatatataaatatatatatatatatatgtatatatatatatatgtgtatatatatatgtatatatatatatatgtatatatatatatatgtatatatatatatatatgtatatatatatgtatatatatatatatatgtgtatatatatatgtatatatatatatatgtatatatatatatatgtatatatatatatatatgtatatatatatgtatatatatatatatgtatatatatatatgtatatatatatatgtatatatatatatatatgtatatatatgtatatatatacatgtatatatatatatatatatgtatatatatatatatatgtatatatatatatatgtatatatatatatatgtatatatatatatgtatatatatatatgtatatatatatatgtatatatatatatatatatgtatatatatatatatatatgtatatatatatatgtatatatatatatatgtatatatatatatatgtatatgtatatatatgtatatatatatatatgtatatgtatatatatgtatatatatatatatgtatatatatatatatgtatatatatatatatatgtatatatatatatatgtatatatatatatatatgtatatatatataaatatatatgtatatatatatatattaaatatatatatacatatatatatatatatacatatatatatatacatatatatatatatatatatatatatatatatataaatatatatatatatatacatatatatatatatatacaaatatatatatgtatatacaaatatatatatgtatacacaaatatatatatatatatatatatatatatatatatatatatatttgtatatatatatatatatatttgtatatatatatatatatatttgtatatatatatatatatatatatatatatatatatatttgtatatatatatatatatatatatttgtatatatatatatatatatatatatatatttgtatatatatatatatatttgtatatatatatatatatttgtatatatttgtatatatatttatatatatatatatatatatttgtatatatatatatatatacatatatatatatatatatatacataaatatatatatatacatatatatatatatacatacatatatatatacatatatttttatatatatatatatatatatatatatatatatatacaaatatatatatatatatatatatatatatatatatatatatatatatatatatatatatatttgtatatatatatatatatatatatatatttgtatatatatatatatatatatttgtatatatatatatatttgtatatatatatatatttgtatatatatatatatttgtatatatatatacatatatatatatatatatatatatgtttgtatatatatatatacatatttatatacatatgtacatatatatatacatatatatatatatacatatatatatttgtgtatatatatatatatacatatatatatttgtgtatatatatatatatctacaaatatatatatatatatatatatatatacaaatatatatatatatatacaaatatatatatatatatatatatatatatatatatatacaaatatatatatatatatatttatatatacaaatatatatatatatatatacatatatatacaaatatatatatatatttatatatatatatatatacatatatatacaaatatatatatatatatatatatacaaatatatatatatatatatatatatatatttatatatatatatttgtatatatatatatatatatatatatatatatacaaatatatatatatatatatatatatatatatatatatatatatatatatatatatatatatatatatatatatatatatatatatacaaatatatatatatatatatatatatatatttatatgattttCTTCCGGACACTATGCAAAGCTTAAATAGGTTTTCTATAAGGAGGATTAAAGAGCTAGGAAAGGAAGATCAGGTTTTGAAGGAGAAAGAGCTAATGAAGAGTTTGAACCCATCCACGTGTGTGCCAAGGGTTCTATGTACATGTGCTGATGAATCGTATGTCGGCATTTTACTCG comes from the Musa acuminata AAA Group cultivar baxijiao chromosome BXJ1-10, Cavendish_Baxijiao_AAA, whole genome shotgun sequence genome and includes:
- the LOC135594788 gene encoding uncharacterized protein LOC135594788, with product MQTSLPPVCRAAAARAPVDWDASGELCMVGHGIFYKPLGDRLHLSAVLKLNYPKTSNISTSLVSGTVESLGPHHIDPISLVAYAQKEYVFTMIPQANHSCSSLPFQEESLSFGPTSVCSHLLRYMTGRTFQLDYGSGCTGSNCGTLSSSFGFSARFLSFDMIQCSENGRLHLYIEFSNSSYLSYDVPMVPKKSMMGEGYWDHVKNRLCLIACHILEGSSQASPSVGDCSIGLSLWFPTVLTLRRKDVVGHMWSNKKKRDPGYFSMVSFHRSGGRMVTIPGLRYNYTLIDSVSGPCKVRSGSTQSSEERYPDGRCSRDMRFSIAVEDAGGRSGWGEANVFSMGDEFCDDYDFVTTSETASFVPAADWVAKNQSVWNVSYAISYYMYSASAEGGEQFGIAAEGIYDAGSGTLCMKGCRSPSLPTKNQTAIDCEILINIQFPPLHSKMGDRISGTINTTRSKQDPLHFDPIKLYSQQIYAAEVTEAIWRMDVEIVMVMISLTLSCICIGLQTFHAKKHRDALPSMSITMLGVLILGYVIPLVLNFEALFANRSRSGFLSLRSGGWLDVHEVIVRILSGLALFLSFHLLQMAWSARSSDENKGHRVAEWTTLKLCLPLYFAGALLTWLISSRHHLQRSEFSRQRYGSRWEDLVPYAGLVLDGFLLPQIVLNVCRNSKDKILTPFFYVGITITRALPHLYDAYRSRSYNRRIDSSYIYASPDGDFYSLVWDVIVPCEGLLFAAAIYLQQRVGGYCLLPQRFRKRVEYEAVSVVAL